The Podospora pseudopauciseta strain CBS 411.78 chromosome 2 map unlocalized CBS411.78m_2, whole genome shotgun sequence genome has a window encoding:
- a CDS encoding uncharacterized protein (EggNog:ENOG503P4GS; COG:J), whose amino-acid sequence MASKLPPSALQTLRRPSLNINNNHLPSPIPQTQLRHATFIPRHRRPYKFTQLVQLSDGSTYTVRTTSPIALYKSAKDTRNHILWQPTDKSLRNVEVDEAGKLAAFRERYGRGWDAEEAAVEQQEAAATDKKAEESDPFDSLVGLISDFAAGSTSNTAGGLSAKEQAKKDKGGKKK is encoded by the coding sequence ATGGCCAGCAAACTCCCACCATCAGCCCTCCAAACCCTCAGGCGACCAtccctcaacatcaacaacaaccacctcccctccccaataCCTCAAACCCAGCTCCGCCACGCAACCTTCAtcccccgccaccgccgcccctACAAGTTCACCCAGCTCGTCCAGCTCTCCGACGGCTCGACCTACACCGTccgcaccacctcccccatcgcACTCTACAAGTCGGCAAAGGACACCCGCAACCACATCCTCTGGCAGCCCACCGACAAGTCCCTCCGCAACGTCGAGGTCGACGAGGCCGGCAAGCTCGCCGCCTTCAGAGAGCGCTACGGCCGCGGGTGGgacgccgaggaggctgccgtCGAGCAGCAGGAAGCTGCGGCAACAGACAAGAAGGCAGAGGAAAGTGATCCGTTTGACAGTCTTGTTGGGTTGATCAGTGATTTCGCTGCCGGATCAACAAGTAATACCGCCGGAGGGTTGAGTGCAAAGGAGCAGGCGAAGAAGGataagggggggaagaagaaataA